A genomic window from Streptomyces broussonetiae includes:
- a CDS encoding DUF4232 domain-containing protein: MHIRAALAVPAVSAAAAALLLAAPPSRAVTGPAGTTPCAERSLTVRAKAVPGTPSVVRMSVTNRRGRTCTVDRVPTVTFASLDGAALPVPAGATGGYRLAAGRTAYADVRTIGDPADPEARRTGSLTVAASAAHPGRSFAAARLGTGQRILVWEPVTTWWQPTAAAADRAVGLS; encoded by the coding sequence ATGCACATCCGCGCCGCTCTCGCCGTGCCCGCCGTCTCGGCCGCCGCGGCGGCCCTCCTGCTGGCCGCGCCGCCGAGCCGGGCCGTCACGGGCCCGGCCGGGACCACCCCGTGCGCCGAGCGGTCGCTGACGGTCCGGGCGAAGGCCGTGCCCGGCACGCCGTCCGTGGTGCGCATGAGCGTCACCAACCGCCGCGGCCGCACGTGCACCGTCGACCGGGTGCCCACGGTGACCTTCGCCAGCCTGGACGGGGCCGCGCTGCCGGTGCCGGCGGGCGCCACCGGCGGCTACCGGCTCGCGGCGGGCCGGACCGCGTACGCGGACGTACGCACCATCGGTGACCCGGCGGACCCCGAGGCCCGCCGGACCGGCAGTCTCACCGTGGCCGCCTCGGCCGCGCACCCGGGCCGCTCCTTCGCCGCCGCCCGGCTCGGCACCGGGCAGCGGATCCTGGTGTGGGAGCCGGTGACGACGTGGTGGCAGCCCACGGCGGCGGCAGCGGACCGGGCCGTCGGCCTCAGCTGA
- the asnB gene encoding asparagine synthase (glutamine-hydrolyzing) produces MCGITGWVSFDRDLITETSTLDAMTETMACRGPDDRGTWTEGPAALGHRRLAIIDLPGGRQPMSLSTPQGNIAMVYSGEAYNFTELRRELEDRGHRFTTDSDTEVVLHGYLEWGDEVAERLNGMYAFAVWDGRHDKLVMIRDRMGIKPFYYYPTPDGVLFGSEPKAVLANPLARRRVTLDGLRELFVMIKTPGHAIWDGMREVEPGTVVTVDRSGLGTRVYWQLRTLAHTDDRDTTIATVRSLLDDIVRRQLVADVPRCTLLSGGLDSSAMTAIAARQLAEQGEQVRSFAVDFVGQTDNFVADELRGTPDTPFVHDVAKLAQTDHQDIVLDVQSLADPAVREQVIRARDLPAGFGDMDSSLLLLFRAIREKSTVALSGESADEVFGGYLQFFDEDARRADTFPWLVRFGRHFGDDTGVLRSDLSKSLDLKSYVADGYRTAVAAVDRLDGESDFEYRMRQISHMHLTRFVRALLDRKDRASMAVGLEVRVPFCDHRLVEYVYNAPWALKSFDGREKSLLREAAADVLPRSVYDRVKSPYPSTQDPKYAVALQEQVKDLLAQPSHRVFDLVDRGRVQQAAELETPVSTQVERRGLERTLDLAKWLDLYAPEVVLS; encoded by the coding sequence ATGTGCGGCATCACCGGATGGGTCTCCTTCGATCGTGACCTGATCACCGAGACCTCCACATTGGATGCGATGACCGAGACGATGGCCTGCCGGGGTCCGGACGACCGCGGCACCTGGACCGAGGGTCCGGCAGCCCTCGGACACCGCCGCCTCGCGATCATCGACCTTCCCGGCGGCCGTCAGCCGATGTCCCTGTCGACCCCGCAGGGGAACATCGCCATGGTCTACTCCGGCGAGGCGTACAACTTCACCGAGCTGCGCCGCGAACTCGAGGACCGGGGCCACCGGTTCACCACCGACTCCGACACCGAGGTCGTCCTGCACGGGTACCTCGAATGGGGCGACGAGGTGGCCGAACGCCTCAACGGCATGTACGCGTTCGCCGTCTGGGACGGACGCCACGACAAGCTGGTGATGATCCGTGACCGCATGGGCATCAAGCCGTTCTACTACTACCCCACCCCCGACGGCGTCCTGTTCGGTTCCGAGCCCAAGGCCGTCCTCGCCAACCCGCTGGCCCGCCGCCGCGTCACCCTGGACGGCCTGCGTGAGCTGTTCGTCATGATCAAGACGCCCGGGCACGCGATCTGGGACGGCATGCGCGAGGTGGAACCCGGCACCGTCGTCACCGTCGACCGCTCCGGACTCGGCACGCGCGTGTACTGGCAGCTGCGGACCCTCGCGCACACCGACGACCGTGACACCACCATCGCCACCGTGCGCTCCCTCCTCGACGACATCGTGCGCCGCCAGCTGGTCGCCGACGTGCCGCGCTGCACTCTGCTCTCCGGCGGTCTCGACTCCTCCGCGATGACCGCGATCGCCGCCCGGCAACTCGCCGAACAGGGCGAGCAGGTACGCAGTTTCGCCGTCGACTTCGTCGGCCAGACCGACAACTTCGTCGCCGACGAACTGCGCGGCACCCCCGACACGCCCTTCGTGCACGACGTGGCCAAGCTCGCGCAGACCGACCACCAGGACATCGTGCTCGACGTGCAGTCCCTCGCCGACCCCGCCGTGCGCGAGCAGGTGATCCGCGCCCGCGACCTGCCGGCAGGCTTCGGCGACATGGACTCCTCGCTGCTGCTGCTCTTCCGCGCCATCCGCGAGAAGTCCACCGTGGCCCTGTCCGGCGAGTCCGCCGACGAAGTCTTCGGCGGTTACCTGCAGTTCTTCGACGAGGACGCGCGCCGCGCCGACACCTTCCCGTGGCTGGTGCGCTTCGGCCGGCACTTCGGCGACGACACCGGCGTACTGCGCTCCGACCTGTCCAAGTCCCTCGACCTGAAGAGCTATGTCGCCGACGGCTACCGCACCGCGGTCGCCGCGGTCGACCGGCTGGACGGTGAGAGCGACTTCGAGTACCGGATGCGGCAGATCAGCCATATGCACCTGACCCGCTTCGTGCGTGCGCTGCTCGACCGCAAGGACCGTGCGAGCATGGCCGTGGGGCTGGAGGTCCGGGTGCCGTTCTGCGACCACCGGCTGGTCGAGTACGTCTACAACGCGCCCTGGGCCCTCAAGTCCTTCGACGGCCGGGAGAAGAGCCTGCTGCGGGAGGCGGCCGCGGACGTCCTTCCGCGCTCGGTGTACGACCGGGTGAAGAGCCCCTACCCTTCCACCCAGGACCCCAAGTACGCCGTCGCCCTGCAGGAGCAGGTCAAGGACCTGCTCGCACAGCCCTCCCACCGCGTCTTCGACCTGGTCGACCGGGGACGGGTGCAGCAGGCCGCCGAGCTGGAGACACCGGTCAGCACCCAGGTGGAGCGGCGTGGTCTGGAGCGCACCCTGGACCTCGCCAAGTGGCTGGACCTCTATGCACCGGAGGTCGTGCTCAGCTGA
- a CDS encoding alpha/beta fold hydrolase — protein MPQLDVAGAALTYDDEGPRDAPGVPLVFVHGWTADRHRWDHQVAHFCAGRRVIRLDLRGHGESTGAGVRTVAELADDVLALLDHLEVERCVLVGHSMGGMIAQTIALAHPDRVERLVLVGSIARMAYSRGRALLMAASTLVPFRLFVAANIQRAFAPGHPREQVRAHIRASAAVPREVVMTLYGAMRSFDVLDRAGEIRMPTLIVHGYHDVQLPVRQVLRLAKACPDAVVRILDAGHELPLEKPAELTGALDRFLSGNPDPRHTW, from the coding sequence ATGCCCCAGCTCGACGTCGCCGGAGCGGCCCTGACGTACGACGACGAGGGTCCCCGCGATGCGCCCGGGGTGCCGCTGGTGTTCGTGCACGGCTGGACCGCGGACCGGCACCGCTGGGACCATCAGGTGGCGCACTTCTGCGCCGGGCGCCGGGTGATCCGGCTGGACCTGCGCGGCCACGGCGAGAGCACCGGTGCGGGGGTGCGCACCGTCGCGGAACTCGCGGACGACGTCCTGGCCCTCCTCGATCACCTCGAGGTCGAGCGGTGCGTGCTGGTCGGTCACTCCATGGGCGGGATGATCGCGCAGACCATCGCCCTGGCCCACCCCGACCGGGTGGAGCGGCTGGTACTGGTCGGCTCCATCGCCCGGATGGCGTACAGCCGTGGCCGGGCGTTGCTCATGGCCGCCTCCACCCTGGTGCCGTTCAGGCTGTTCGTCGCGGCCAACATCCAGCGCGCCTTCGCGCCCGGCCACCCGCGCGAGCAGGTCCGCGCGCACATCCGGGCCTCGGCCGCCGTCCCGCGCGAGGTCGTCATGACGCTGTACGGCGCCATGCGGTCCTTCGACGTCCTCGACCGGGCCGGTGAGATCCGTATGCCCACCCTGATCGTGCACGGCTACCACGACGTCCAGCTGCCGGTGCGGCAGGTGCTGCGGCTGGCCAAGGCCTGTCCGGACGCGGTCGTCCGCATCCTCGACGCCGGTCATGAGCTGCCCCTGGAGAAGCCGGCCGAGCTGACCGGGGCGCTGGACCGGTTCCTGTCCGGAAACCCTGACCCGCGTCACACTTGGTGA
- a CDS encoding baeRF3 domain-containing protein produces the protein MEHALSPATLAELRRPRPYPAVSVLTPTHRREPDNGQDPVRLRNVVTEARKRLEADPSVTRERRNDVAAQLDRALAEVDLAHAEDGLVIFAAPGEHQVWSLARTVPERVVLSDTFLTRNLVAAQAAERPFWVLSVSADRVSLWSGGEEHVVADKSGGFPLERRQQNFDAERQMQIGDQPSIFRDESTRQFLREADIAMAALLREQPRPLYVTGEQAALSLLEEVGTVAGAAVQVPHGGLAHAGPEAVWQALRPVLEAEARKDATSVIRELTSARGHRTYAAGLDELWQSAREGRVRLLAVEENFRAAVSDLGDHLVPAEPGDLEAREDIVDEIVEQCLETGADVRFVPDGTLGDAAGIAGVLRY, from the coding sequence ATGGAGCACGCACTGAGTCCCGCGACCCTGGCCGAACTGCGGCGCCCGCGCCCCTACCCGGCGGTGTCCGTGCTGACCCCGACGCACCGCCGCGAACCCGACAACGGGCAGGACCCCGTCCGGCTGCGCAACGTCGTCACCGAAGCACGCAAGCGCCTGGAGGCCGACCCGTCCGTCACCCGTGAGCGGCGCAACGACGTCGCGGCCCAGCTCGACCGGGCGCTGGCGGAGGTGGACCTGGCTCACGCCGAGGACGGTCTGGTGATCTTCGCCGCCCCGGGAGAGCACCAGGTCTGGTCCCTGGCCCGCACCGTCCCCGAGCGCGTGGTGCTCTCGGACACCTTCCTCACCCGCAACCTGGTCGCCGCGCAGGCGGCCGAGCGGCCCTTCTGGGTGCTGTCGGTCTCCGCGGACCGCGTCAGCCTGTGGAGCGGCGGCGAGGAGCACGTCGTGGCCGACAAGTCCGGCGGCTTCCCGCTGGAGCGCCGGCAGCAGAACTTCGACGCCGAGCGCCAGATGCAGATCGGCGATCAGCCGAGCATCTTCCGCGACGAGAGCACGCGCCAGTTCCTGCGCGAGGCGGACATCGCCATGGCGGCGCTCCTGCGCGAACAGCCCCGGCCGCTGTACGTCACCGGAGAGCAGGCGGCGCTCTCGCTGCTGGAGGAGGTCGGCACCGTGGCCGGGGCCGCCGTCCAGGTACCGCACGGCGGCCTCGCGCACGCCGGCCCGGAGGCCGTGTGGCAGGCGCTGAGGCCGGTGCTGGAGGCCGAGGCCCGCAAGGACGCCACGTCCGTGATCCGCGAGCTGACCTCGGCGCGCGGCCACCGGACCTACGCGGCCGGGCTGGACGAGCTGTGGCAGAGCGCTCGTGAGGGCCGGGTACGGCTGCTGGCCGTAGAGGAGAACTTCCGGGCGGCCGTCAGCGACCTGGGCGACCACCTGGTGCCGGCCGAGCCCGGCGACCTGGAGGCCCGCGAGGACATCGTGGACGAGATCGTGGAGCAGTGTCTGGAGACCGGCGCCGACGTCCGTTTCGTGCCCGACGGCACCCTGGGCGACGCCGCCGGCATCGCCGGAGTCCTGCGGTACTGA
- a CDS encoding Gfo/Idh/MocA family protein, translated as MGDLLGVAVLGAGHMGADHIRRLEQVVSGARVVAVADPDVERAKDAVAGLTGVAVHTDPEAALGAPGVEAVLIASPGPAHEEALLAAFARHLPVLCEKPMVPDSTGALRVMEAEARLGRRLAQIGFMRRYDAEYQRLKILLDGGGLGRPLMLHCTHRNVSSPPGFTSAMLVNSSVSHEIDAARWLLGQELTAVTVLRPTPSSGAPAGLLDPQFVLFETDRGALVDVEVFVNCGFGYQVRCEAVCEKGSARIGDEHTMVVTAGGGAREEVAQDYLVRFAAAYDREVQSWVDAARRGEVGGPSAWDGYAASVVAEAGVRALETGGRTTVEPAPRPDLYGAGVSR; from the coding sequence ATGGGTGACCTGCTGGGTGTGGCGGTACTGGGTGCGGGACACATGGGAGCCGATCACATACGACGCCTCGAGCAGGTGGTGAGCGGAGCCAGGGTGGTTGCCGTGGCCGACCCCGACGTCGAGCGGGCGAAGGACGCGGTGGCCGGTCTCACCGGGGTCGCCGTGCACACGGACCCGGAGGCCGCGCTCGGTGCGCCCGGCGTCGAAGCCGTGCTGATCGCCTCCCCCGGCCCGGCCCACGAGGAGGCGCTGCTCGCCGCCTTCGCCCGGCACCTGCCGGTGCTGTGCGAGAAGCCCATGGTGCCGGACTCCACCGGCGCGCTGCGGGTCATGGAGGCCGAGGCACGGCTGGGCCGCAGGCTGGCGCAGATCGGCTTCATGCGCCGCTACGACGCCGAGTACCAGCGGCTGAAGATCCTGTTGGACGGCGGAGGCCTGGGCCGGCCGCTGATGCTGCACTGCACCCACCGCAACGTCTCCTCGCCGCCCGGCTTCACCAGCGCCATGCTGGTCAACAGCTCGGTCTCGCACGAGATCGACGCGGCCCGCTGGCTGCTCGGGCAGGAGCTGACGGCGGTGACCGTGCTGCGGCCCACGCCCTCCTCGGGCGCCCCGGCCGGCCTGCTCGACCCGCAGTTCGTGCTGTTCGAGACCGATCGGGGCGCGCTGGTCGACGTCGAGGTCTTCGTGAACTGCGGCTTCGGCTATCAGGTGCGCTGCGAGGCGGTGTGCGAGAAGGGCAGTGCCCGGATCGGCGACGAGCACACCATGGTGGTCACCGCCGGCGGCGGCGCCCGCGAGGAGGTGGCACAGGACTACCTCGTGCGGTTCGCCGCCGCCTACGACCGAGAGGTTCAGAGCTGGGTCGACGCCGCCCGGCGCGGCGAGGTCGGCGGCCCGAGCGCCTGGGACGGCTACGCGGCATCCGTCGTCGCCGAGGCGGGTGTCCGGGCGCTGGAGACCGGCGGCCGAACGACCGTCGAGCCGGCCCCGCGCCCGGACCTGTACGGCGCCGGGGTCAGCCGCTGA
- a CDS encoding phosphocholine-specific phospholipase C — MTPISRRGFVGLGASVAAGVALGAGTTRTATAATTATGTIKDVKHVVILMQENRSFDHYFGRLKGVRGFDDRSGIALSGGYPVFSQPNGTGRQYPWKLSATPAAGGKDGETLAQCNGDLPHSWSSQHSAWNKGRMDNWVAGVGNVRSLGYLDRSDIPFHYALADNYTICDAYFCSTLSATGPNRTYLWSGKVDSSSYDGGDESGLTWQTYAEALQAAGVSWKVYQNAADNYGDNGCAYFKNFANAKAGDPLYDRGMSSVPKVTGSTPDDIAAAIKADVLAGTLPQVSWIVPNQAFSEHPYAPPGDGAHFVNLVYQALAADQDVFDSTVLFLNYDENDGYFDHVPPPSPPAGTAGEFLNGVPYGFGFRVPMIVISPWTRGGWVSSEVFEHTSVLRFLETWTAALGTPVTCANISDWRRAVSGDLTGVFDFGNPVYGAVSLPATGVIGINTCGPLPNPVPTDNALPAQESGTRPARALPYQPGGYLDHLEFDAAGKILAWFTMTNQGSPASRAAHFSIHPNAYRDTTPYQYTVTPGGTASDFFNIGTGFGGGKYDLSMVGPNRFLRRFQGDATKAGKSAEVSTRYAVEPGTGKLAIYFKMTNSGSSSVEFTITSNHYRSDGPWTYTVAAGASTEDFFNAVAYQNGWYDFTVTVDSDATWSRRFTGHLESGAASVSG; from the coding sequence ATGACACCGATCAGCCGAAGAGGCTTCGTGGGACTCGGCGCATCGGTCGCGGCGGGTGTGGCGCTGGGCGCCGGCACCACCCGAACGGCGACCGCGGCCACCACGGCGACCGGCACGATCAAGGACGTGAAGCACGTGGTGATCCTCATGCAGGAGAACCGCAGCTTCGACCACTACTTCGGCCGCCTGAAGGGTGTGCGCGGCTTCGACGACCGCAGCGGCATCGCCCTCAGCGGCGGCTACCCGGTCTTCAGCCAGCCGAACGGTACGGGTCGCCAGTACCCGTGGAAGCTCAGCGCGACCCCCGCCGCCGGCGGCAAGGACGGCGAGACGCTCGCCCAGTGCAACGGCGACCTGCCCCACTCCTGGTCCTCGCAGCACTCCGCCTGGAACAAGGGCCGGATGGACAACTGGGTCGCGGGCGTCGGCAACGTCCGCTCCCTCGGTTACCTGGACCGCTCCGACATCCCCTTCCACTACGCGCTCGCGGACAACTACACCATCTGCGACGCCTACTTCTGCTCCACGCTCAGCGCCACCGGCCCCAACCGCACCTACCTGTGGAGCGGGAAGGTCGACTCCTCCAGCTACGACGGCGGCGACGAGTCGGGCCTGACCTGGCAGACCTACGCCGAGGCGCTCCAGGCCGCCGGGGTGTCCTGGAAGGTCTACCAGAACGCGGCCGACAACTACGGCGACAACGGCTGCGCCTATTTCAAGAACTTCGCGAACGCCAAGGCGGGTGACCCGCTGTACGACCGGGGCATGTCCTCGGTGCCCAAGGTGACCGGCTCGACCCCGGACGACATCGCCGCCGCGATCAAGGCCGACGTCCTCGCGGGCACCCTCCCGCAGGTCTCCTGGATCGTGCCCAACCAGGCCTTCTCCGAGCACCCCTACGCCCCGCCCGGCGACGGCGCCCACTTCGTGAACCTCGTCTACCAGGCCCTCGCCGCCGACCAGGACGTCTTCGACTCGACCGTCCTGTTCCTCAACTACGACGAGAACGACGGCTACTTCGACCACGTCCCGCCCCCGTCCCCACCCGCCGGCACGGCCGGCGAGTTCCTCAACGGGGTGCCGTACGGCTTCGGCTTCCGTGTGCCGATGATCGTCATCTCGCCCTGGACGCGCGGCGGCTGGGTCTCCTCGGAGGTCTTCGAGCACACCTCGGTGCTGCGCTTCCTGGAGACCTGGACGGCCGCCCTCGGCACGCCGGTCACCTGCGCCAACATCAGCGACTGGCGGCGCGCGGTCAGCGGCGACCTGACCGGGGTCTTCGACTTCGGCAATCCGGTGTACGGCGCGGTCTCCCTGCCCGCCACCGGCGTCATCGGGATCAACACCTGCGGCCCGCTGCCCAACCCGGTGCCGACGGACAACGCCCTGCCCGCGCAGGAGTCCGGCACCCGGCCCGCCCGCGCGCTGCCGTACCAGCCGGGCGGCTACCTGGACCACCTGGAGTTCGACGCGGCCGGCAAGATCCTCGCCTGGTTCACCATGACCAACCAGGGCAGCCCGGCCTCCCGCGCGGCCCACTTCTCCATCCACCCGAACGCCTACCGCGACACCACGCCGTACCAGTACACGGTCACTCCGGGCGGCACCGCCTCCGACTTCTTCAACATCGGCACGGGCTTCGGCGGCGGCAAGTACGACCTGAGCATGGTCGGCCCCAACCGATTCCTGCGCCGCTTCCAGGGCGACGCGACCAAGGCGGGCAAGTCGGCCGAGGTGAGCACCCGTTACGCGGTCGAGCCCGGCACCGGCAAGCTGGCCATCTACTTCAAGATGACCAACTCGGGCTCCTCGTCGGTGGAGTTCACCATCACCTCGAACCACTACCGCAGCGACGGTCCGTGGACCTACACCGTCGCCGCGGGCGCCTCGACCGAGGACTTCTTCAACGCCGTCGCCTACCAGAACGGCTGGTACGACTTCACGGTGACCGTCGACTCGGACGCGACCTGGTCGCGCCGGTTCACCGGGCACCTGGAGTCTGGCGCCGCCAGCGTCAGCGGCTGA
- a CDS encoding SsgA family sporulation/cell division regulator has translation MDITVEQPMLARLITAEDQEIPMSATLRYCADDPLAVFVDFPAEAALEGEEVTWTFARSLLDQGLRAPAGHGDVQIWPYGRTRTVVEFHSPHGLALLQFQALALRRFLLRTYEVVAPGQEDVTRVVERGLCALFGGV, from the coding sequence ATGGACATCACTGTCGAACAGCCCATGCTCGCCCGGCTCATCACCGCCGAGGACCAGGAGATCCCCATGTCGGCCACGCTGCGCTACTGCGCGGACGATCCGCTCGCCGTCTTCGTGGACTTCCCCGCCGAGGCCGCCCTGGAGGGCGAGGAGGTCACCTGGACCTTCGCGCGCTCCCTGCTCGACCAGGGGCTGCGGGCCCCGGCCGGCCACGGGGACGTACAGATCTGGCCGTACGGCCGCACCCGCACGGTGGTGGAGTTCCACTCGCCCCACGGTCTGGCCCTGCTGCAGTTCCAGGCCCTGGCCCTGCGCCGCTTCCTGTTGCGAACCTACGAGGTGGTGGCCCCCGGACAGGAGGATGTGACAAGGGTGGTGGAACGCGGCTTGTGCGCCCTGTTCGGCGGGGTGTGA
- a CDS encoding PP2C family protein-serine/threonine phosphatase, whose amino-acid sequence MPSPVSAGHPAAQPPGRGSVEALISQARRLKGDVDAVRRDTRSDGADPQERWQRALYDLALHQLDDLDAHLAQLRDGPDPASPSVPAEPTAFPVRTAPSAAPHDALLSRVGSAEWNLLTDEATWSGELYQILGRDPAEPALTLDELPSLVLDEDRPKLTAMVTGCLVDGKPIDGEFRVLQPEGLVRTVHMMGEPVLGADGGTASMWAVLRDVSELRRSQRTVRETHDSLQHRRRQEQTEHRIAAEVQQAVLPPWLGSLRLPHQGPRTLDLAAHHLPAAASTLIGGDWYDALDLPGDETLLSVGDLTGHGVAVASGMAMLLGAVRGMALAGTRPGELLGMLNRLLDTTVQPALGSAVCCRYRPATRTLVWAQAGHPAPLLYRNGTGRLLNAPDGVLLGATSGAVYGQAEETLQPGDLLLLHTDGLVPGHVTTAAVDRLLDLAPRFDAARTAQDCVRTLVEEFGGAGREDDACVLVAKVTG is encoded by the coding sequence ATGCCGTCCCCAGTCTCCGCGGGCCACCCAGCCGCCCAGCCGCCCGGACGCGGCTCGGTCGAGGCATTGATATCGCAGGCGCGGCGGCTCAAGGGTGATGTGGACGCCGTACGGCGGGACACCCGGAGTGACGGCGCGGACCCGCAGGAGCGCTGGCAACGCGCCCTGTACGACCTCGCGCTGCATCAACTGGACGATCTGGACGCCCACTTGGCGCAACTGCGGGACGGCCCGGACCCCGCATCCCCCTCCGTCCCGGCCGAACCCACGGCGTTCCCCGTCCGCACCGCACCGTCCGCCGCCCCGCACGACGCACTGCTCAGCCGGGTCGGCAGCGCCGAGTGGAACCTGCTGACGGACGAGGCGACCTGGTCCGGCGAGCTGTACCAGATCCTCGGCCGCGACCCGGCCGAACCCGCCCTCACCCTGGACGAACTGCCCTCGCTGGTCCTGGACGAGGACCGGCCGAAACTGACCGCGATGGTGACGGGCTGCCTGGTCGACGGCAAGCCGATCGACGGCGAGTTCCGCGTCCTGCAGCCCGAAGGCCTGGTGCGGACCGTGCACATGATGGGCGAGCCCGTGCTCGGCGCCGACGGCGGTACCGCCTCGATGTGGGCGGTGCTGCGCGACGTCAGCGAACTGCGCCGCAGCCAGCGCACGGTGCGCGAGACCCATGACTCGCTGCAGCATCGGCGCCGGCAGGAGCAGACCGAGCACCGGATCGCGGCCGAGGTGCAGCAGGCCGTGCTGCCGCCCTGGCTCGGCTCCCTGCGCCTGCCGCACCAGGGACCGCGGACCCTCGACCTCGCCGCCCACCACCTCCCCGCGGCGGCGAGCACACTCATCGGCGGCGACTGGTACGACGCGCTCGACCTGCCCGGCGACGAGACGCTGCTCAGCGTCGGCGACCTCACCGGACACGGAGTGGCCGTCGCCTCGGGCATGGCGATGCTGCTCGGCGCCGTACGCGGCATGGCGCTGGCCGGCACCCGGCCCGGTGAACTCCTCGGCATGCTGAACCGGTTACTGGACACCACCGTGCAGCCCGCCCTGGGCAGCGCCGTCTGCTGCCGCTACCGGCCCGCGACCCGCACCCTGGTCTGGGCGCAGGCAGGACACCCTGCCCCGCTGCTCTACCGCAACGGAACGGGGCGCCTGCTGAACGCACCGGACGGGGTCCTGCTCGGCGCGACCTCAGGGGCCGTCTACGGGCAGGCGGAGGAGACCCTCCAGCCGGGCGACCTGCTGCTGCTGCACACCGACGGGCTGGTACCGGGGCACGTCACGACGGCAGCCGTGGACCGGCTGCTCGACCTCGCCCCACGGTTCGACGCGGCGCGCACCGCGCAGGACTGTGTACGGACGCTGGTCGAGGAGTTCGGCGGGGCCGGACGCGAGGACGACGCATGCGTGCTCGTCGCCAAGGTCACCGGGTGA
- a CDS encoding DNA-binding protein NsdB: protein MSGQPNTRLADLFGLAGWSKGELARLVNKQAAAMGHPQLSTDTSRVRRWIDMGEIPRDPVPRVLAALFTERLGRVVTIEDLGLVRHGRSGKRQGDGIDEHPDGVPWAPERTAAVLTEFTGMDLMLNRRGLVGAGAALAAGSTLSSAMHDWLHTDPALRADAPVLDDPLHADPAGFDRYEAAPIGSQEIEELERSVEVFRAWDAARGGGLQRKAVVGQLNEVGGMLAYHHPPHLQRRLWGVAANLAVLAGWMSHDVGLEPTAQKYFVIAAHAAREGGDRPRAGEALSRAARQMVHLGRPDDALDLMKLAQSGSGERLQPRTKAMFHTIEAWAQASMGKGQAMRRTLGQAEDLFVSDRQDVETPDWMQTFKDEDLYGMQALAYRTLAEFDPGAAAHAQYYAEKALALRIDGRERSKIFDHLSMASACFIADDPEQADRFARLALMSMGSNSSRRTWDRLRQMYQLTAQYAEYPRIHELREEIRNALPKPKSKGSSAQV, encoded by the coding sequence GTGAGCGGACAACCCAACACCCGCCTGGCGGACCTGTTCGGCCTGGCCGGCTGGTCGAAGGGCGAACTCGCGAGACTGGTCAACAAGCAGGCGGCGGCCATGGGCCACCCCCAGCTGTCGACCGACACCTCCCGGGTGCGGCGGTGGATCGACATGGGAGAGATCCCGCGCGATCCGGTGCCGCGGGTGCTGGCGGCCCTGTTCACCGAGCGTCTCGGCCGTGTCGTGACCATCGAGGACCTCGGTCTGGTACGGCACGGGCGTAGCGGGAAACGGCAGGGCGACGGGATCGATGAACATCCCGACGGCGTGCCGTGGGCGCCCGAACGGACCGCCGCGGTCCTCACCGAATTCACGGGAATGGACCTCATGCTCAACCGACGCGGCTTGGTGGGCGCGGGTGCCGCGCTCGCCGCGGGATCCACACTCAGCAGCGCCATGCACGACTGGTTGCACACCGACCCGGCCCTGAGGGCCGACGCCCCCGTCCTCGACGACCCCCTGCACGCCGACCCCGCTGGGTTCGACCGCTACGAGGCCGCCCCCATCGGGTCGCAGGAGATCGAGGAACTGGAGCGCTCGGTCGAGGTGTTCCGCGCCTGGGACGCGGCCCGCGGTGGCGGGCTTCAGCGCAAGGCGGTTGTGGGCCAGCTCAACGAGGTGGGCGGCATGCTCGCCTACCACCACCCACCCCATCTCCAGCGGCGCCTGTGGGGCGTCGCCGCCAACCTCGCCGTCCTCGCGGGCTGGATGTCGCACGACGTCGGCCTGGAGCCCACGGCGCAGAAGTACTTCGTCATCGCCGCCCATGCGGCCCGCGAGGGCGGCGACCGGCCCCGTGCGGGGGAGGCCCTGTCCCGGGCGGCCCGGCAGATGGTGCACCTGGGCCGGCCCGACGACGCGCTGGACCTGATGAAGCTCGCCCAGTCCGGCTCCGGCGAACGCCTCCAGCCGCGTACGAAGGCGATGTTCCACACCATCGAGGCCTGGGCACAGGCGTCGATGGGCAAGGGCCAGGCGATGCGCCGTACCCTCGGACAGGCGGAGGACCTCTTCGTCTCCGACCGGCAGGACGTGGAAACGCCGGACTGGATGCAGACCTTCAAGGACGAGGACCTGTACGGCATGCAGGCCCTCGCCTACCGCACGCTGGCGGAGTTCGACCCAGGTGCGGCCGCGCACGCCCAGTACTACGCGGAGAAGGCGCTCGCCCTGCGCATCGACGGACGGGAGCGGTCGAAGATCTTCGATCATCTGTCCATGGCGTCGGCCTGCTTCATCGCCGACGACCCCGAACAGGCCGACCGCTTCGCACGCCTGGCCCTGATGTCGATGGGCTCGAACTCCTCCCGCCGCACCTGGGACCGGCTGCGCCAGATGTACCAGCTCACCGCCCAGTACGCCGAGTACCCGAGGATCCACGAACTGCGGGAGGAGATCAGGAACGCTCTGCCCAAGCCCAAGTCCAAGGGCAGCAGCGCACAGGTGTGA